GAGTGATATAAATCATAGTTTGTAAATCCAATTAAGAATACAAAAATAATTGGAAATACAACAACAAAGATAAGTAATAGAAAACCTGGTGAAACCATTAAATATGGAAAACCTTGATCTAATAAATTACGATATTGCTCTTTTACTGAATTTAATGGTGTTCCTATATCACGTTTCTTCCCATTTTGGTATGCATCATATAAGTTAAATGCATATATACCTAAACCAAATGCGATAACGATGAGCGCCAAAATCCCTTCTACTAATAGGAATACAGAATGATCACGAGGAACTTCTGTACCGAGCGTTACAATTCCCCACAATCCCATATTTAATAAATCAGCAAATGCTACAACAAATGAGCCCGTTAATACAAGAAAGATAAGAGCTTTTACGTATTGCTTATTATATAGTTGACCAATCCCTGGAATGATTGACAACATCACAGCTGTTTTGCGGTGTTTTGAACCGTTCAATTTTTGCGTTGGTTCAATGGATGTTTGCATATTTCTTCCCCCTTTTTTCTTCCCCTTGGAAGGAGGAGAATTCGTATCTCTCCTTTCTAAGAGATACGAATCCCATCTTATTTTTTCTTACTATGATTTGCTTCAATATTTCCTTTAATTTGTTTTACAGCTTCATCAAGTGCCGGTTTTGGTTCCTGTTTTCCAGCTGCAAGTAATTCTAATGCAAATCTTGCAGGCTCCCATACTTCTTTCATTTCTGGAATATTCGGCATTGGAATTGCATTCTCAGATTGAGTTGCCACTGCTTTTGCAGCTTCATTATCTTTAATAATTGGATCTTCCATTACTGATTTAACAGGGGGAATTTCTTTTGTTTTCTCAAAGCGAATTTTTGCATTTTCCTCATTTGTTACCCAATCAACAAATTTCGTTGCTAAATCTTTATTTTTTGAAAAACTTGTTACATGCCATCCTTTTACACCGACAAAAGTTTTCATTGGTTGACCATTTGGTAATTTTGGCATCGGTGCTACCCCATAATCAATTCCATTTTTCTCCATAGCTTGAAATGCCCAAGGACCATTCATAATCGATGCAGCTTTTCCTTCATTGAACAATCCGTCAGCTGCCGCTCCACCAGATTCACCAATAATACCTTTTGGAAATAAATTCTCCTTATACCATTTTTGAATATATTCCATCCCTTGTACTGCTCCGCTACTATTTAATCCGATATCATCTGTATTCGGTTTTCCATCCTTCTCACCAAATACATATCCGCCCATACCAGCCATAAATGCATTCGCAAAATACAAATTATCTCCTAATGCTAAAAATCCGTACTTACCATTTTTCGTGAAATCTTTCGAAAAATTATATAACTCATCCATTGTTTCAGGTGCCTTTGGCATAAGCTTTTTATTATAAATAAATACAGGTGTTTCAATGGCTTTTGGTAAACCATATAATTTCCCCTTATATGTTTGAGCTTCTATAGATAAGTCCGTAAATTTGCTCTTTACAGCATCATCAACTTTCACTTCATCAATTAAACCTTCAGTAACAACATTTCCAATATGATCATGCGGTAATGTCACAACGTCAGGCCCTGTACCTGCCGGACCATCAAGTCGTAGCTTTTTCGTTTGATCTGTCATTTGAATTTCAGCCACTTTGACTTTCACGTTATACTTCTTTTCAAAACTCTTTACAGCTGGTTCTAATGCAGTACCTTTTTTTAGATCTTCCCAAACAAGAAGATCATAGTCTTTCTTCTCTTTACTCGCTTCTTTTTTCCCTGAATCTTTCGGTCCACATGCAGATAACATACCGATTGTCAAAGCTGAAACTGTTAATAATGACAATGCTTTCTTCATCCCTCAAAAACCTCCCTAAATTGTCTATGTACCTCTTCATTTGAAAACGTTTGCATTCAATAATTTAATAGAAGCGCAAACCCTCATACCAATCTATGAAAACGTTTGCGCTATTTATCTATCATTATACATTCTTTTATTCCTTTTGCAAATATTATCTTTCTTTATCTTTAAAAAATTTATGTTATTTCACTTTATATACATTGACTTTACACGAAATGAATACTACTCTTATAAGCAATATTAAAGATACTCCACAAGCAATCGTTTGCAATACAAATCTTTTTCATTACGTTTCAAACCGTACACTATCTCGAATTTATAGAGATATCAAAGGGGGATTTTCTATATGTTAAAAGAAGCAATATACCACAGGCCAAAAGACAATTATGCATACGCTTACGATGAAAAAACAATCCATATTCGAATACGTACAAAAAAAGACGACGTACACACCATCTCTTTCATTCATGGTGATCCTTATGAGTGGAAAAATGGAAAATGGGTTACTACAAATATAGCGATGAAAAAAAGCGGTTCCACTGATTTGTTTGATTATTGGTCTGTTTCAATTCAACCGAAATTTAAACGCTTACGTTATGGATTTAAGTTAACAAATGATGTAGTAACACTCATTTACACAGAGCGTGGATTTTTTTCTACACTCCCAAATGACGATGTCGGTAACTTTTTCTGCTTTCCATTTATTCATAAAAAAGATGTTTTTTCCGCTCCTTCATGGATAAAAGATACAGTATGGTATCAAATCTTCCCAGAACGGTTTGCTAACGGAGATTCTACACGTAACCCAGCCAATACCCTTCCATGGGCAAGTACAGAGCCAACTGCAACTAATTTTTTCGGTGGTGATTTTGCTGGTATTATTCAAAATCTTGATTACCTTGTGAAGCTTGGCATTTCTGGTATTTATTTCACTCCTATTTTCACAGCTCATTCCAATCATAAATATGACACCATTGACTACATGGATATCGATCCGCAATTCGGGACGAAAGAAACCTTTAAAGAGCTTGTTTCCACTTGTCATAAACACGGTATAAAAGTAATGCTCGATGCAGTGTTTAATCATAGTGGATACTTTTTCGATAAATTTCAAGATGTTCTCGAAAAAGGTGAAAAATCCCGATATAAAGATTGGTTTCATATTCATGAATTTCCAATCGTAACTGAGCCACTTCCTAATTATGATACTTTCGCTTTTACACCATACATGCCAAAATTAAATACAGCAAATCCAGATGTAAAAGAATATTTACTTGAGGTAGGGCGTTATTGGGTGCGAGAATTCCATATAGACGGTTGGCGCCTTGATGTAGCAAACGAAGTCGATCATAGTTTTTGGAGAGAGTTCCGCAGTGAAATAAAAGCAATCAATCCTGAAGTATATATTTTAGGCGAAATATGGCACGATGCACTTCCATGGCTACAAGGAGACCAATTTGATGCAGTCATGAGCTACCCGGTTACAAACGCTCTACTCTCTTACTTCGCCAATGAGACAATTGGAGCAGGCGAATTTATGAAACAAATTACAAATTCACTCTATTCTTATTCTATGAACGTAAATGAGGCTGCATTTCATTTATTAGATAGCCACGACACACCTAGAATTTTAACGATATGTAATGGTAATAAAGATAAACTAAAGTTACTCTATGTATTTCACCTTTCTTTCATCGGTTCTCCTTGTATTTATTACGGTGATGAAATTGGCTTAGACGGAGGGATGGATCCTGGCTGCCGAAAATGCATGGTATGGGATGAAAAGGAGCAAGACACCCTATTATTTACACATGTACAAACATTAATTTCTTTACGCAAACAATATAAAGCCTTCGGTGGACATGGAACATTTCAATTTATTGAAGCAAATGATGAGCAAAACTATATTTCTTACACCAAAACGTACAAGGATGAGACTATCTTTTTTGTTTTAAATCCAACAAACAAAGAAATTACAGCCTCCATTCCATTTCATATCACGGGCAAAAAAATTATTAATATATATACAAACGAAGAATTTTCAGCTGAAGCAAATTCCTTACAAGTTGCAATTTCTCCGTATGGATTCTCCATTTTAAAATGGTAATGAAAAACCCTTGTGCCACATGACACAAGGGTTTTTCATTATTTCAATTTGTATACCATCGCTTCATATGGACGTAACGTCATATTTTCTATTATTTCATTTTTCACTTCATAATTGTGTATTAATAATTGTGAGCTGCTATACACAATTTGCTCTGGCAATTCAAATACACATTCAGCTTCCGTGAAATTTGCAATGACAAGAAGTTTTTCCTCTTTATATGTTCTTACATAAGCAAAGATTGAAGGGTGATCTTCTAAAATTAAATCATATGTTCCATACACAATTACTTCATGTTTTTTACGTAATTCAATTAATTCTTTATAGTAATAAAAAATGGATTCTTTATTTTGAAGTGCGTGTTTCACATTAATTTCTTTGTAATTAGAATTTACCGCAATCCACGGCTCACCTGCTGTAAATCCAGCATGTTCTTTATCATCCCATTGCATTGGTGTTCTAGCATTATCTCGTCCTTTAATATAAATGGACTGCATCACTTTCGCTTCTTCTTCACCGCGCTCTATCACTTTTTCCTTATACATATTCAGCGTTTCGATATCTCGATACTCATCAATTGAATCAAAATGAACATTTGTCATGCCAATTTCTTCTCCTTGATAAATATAAGGAGTCCCCTTCATCATATGAAGTACTGTCGCTAACATTTTTGCTGATTCAATGCGATAAGCCTCATCGTTTCCGAAACGAGAAACAACACGTGGTTGATCATGGTTATTCCAATACAAGCTGTTCCATCCTGTATGTTCTAATGCTTTTTGCCATTTTGTTAAATTTCGCTTCAAAGTAAGGAGTGAACATGGTTTTATATCCCACTTTCCGCCTTCTCCAGAATCTAAATCCATATGTTCAAATTGAAATACCATTTGTAATTCTTGACGATCTTCTGCTGTATACAGTTTCGCCTCTTCTGTTGTTACACCCGGCATTTCACCTACGGTCATAATATCATAGTACGACAATACTTCTTGATTCATTTCATGTAAATATGTATGGATATTTGGCCCGTTCATAAAATGCTGATGTCCGGATACATATCCTTCTTCCTCTGTTTCAACAGCTGGTAATCCTTCTTCCTTAGAAATAAAGTTGATTACATCCATACGGAAACCATCAATTCCTTTTTCTAGCCAAAACTTCATCATATCATAAACTTCTTTTCGTACTCTTTCATTATCCCAGTTTAAATCTGGTTGTTTTTTAGAAAATAAATGTAAATAATATTCATCTGTCATTTCGTCATACTGCCATGCTGATCCACTAAAAGCTGCCCCCCAGTTATTCGGTTCTTTTCCTTCTTTTCCAGGACGCCACATATAGTAGTCTCGATATGTATTATTTTTTGATTTACGTGATTCAACGAACCAATTATGTTCATCGGAAGTATGATTAACGACTAAATCCATCATGAGTTTCATATTACGCTCATGCATCGCACGTAATAATTCATCCCAATCATCCATCGTTCCAAACTCATTCATAATTTTACAATAATCACTTATATCATAACCATTATCATCATTCGGAGATTCATAGACTGGTGATAACCAAATAACGTCAATACCTAATTCTTTCAAATAATCTAGCTTTGAAATGATTCCGCGAAGATCACCTATTCCATCACCATTACTATCCATAAAACTACGAGGATAAATTTGATATACAACACTTTCTTTCCACCATTGCTTTTCCATCATGCTACCCCATTTCATTTTTCAAATGTAAAATTCTCCAAGGCGCAAACGTTTTCATTAATGAATGATACCAGATTCTATCCTAATTTAAAATAGCGCTTACAATATTTATTTTCTTTTTATGAAAAAACGTTTTAACTTACACTATATATTCACAAAAATATGAAAACGTTTTATTTTTTCTAGCATTTTTATTTATTTTTTGAATCTATTCGTTTATAATAAACCCAAAGAAAACGTTTGCATAAATGTATAGGGGGAAATATCATGGCAGAACTAAAGTTAGAAAACATTTATAAAATATATGATAATAACGTAACAGCAGTAACCGATTTTAATTTACATATTCAAGATAAAGAGTTTATCGTGTTCGTCGGTCCATCTGGGTGCGGAAAATCTACAACATTACGAATGGTAGCTGGCCTTGAAGATATTTCAAAAGGAGAATTTTCAATTGATGGTAAGTTAATGAATGATGTTCCTCCAAAAGATCGAGATATTGCAATGGTCTTTCAAAACTATGCCCTATACCCACATATGAGCGTTTACGATAATATGGCATTCGGATTAAAGCTTCGTAAAATACCGAAAGATGAAATCGATCGTCGTGTGAAAGATGCAGCTCAAATTTTAGGGCTGGGAGAATATTTAAATCGAAAACCGAAAGCATTATCAGGCGGACAGCGACAACGTGTCGCATTAGGTCGTGCAATTGTCCGTGACGCAAAAGTTTTCTTAATGGATGAACCTTTATCAAATTTAGATGCAAAATTACGTGTAGCGATGCGCTCAGAAATTTCTAAATTACATCAGCGCCTTGGAACGACTACAATCTATGTTACACATGATCAAACAGAGGCAATGACGATGGCTTCCCGCCTTGTCGTTATGAAAGACGGAAAAATCCAACAAATTGGAGCTCCAAAAGAAGTATATGAAACACCTGAAAATATTTTCGTTGGTGGATTTATCGGCTCACCAGCAATGAATTTCTTCCATGGTACATTAACTGAAGCCGAGTTCGTTATAGACAATGCACTAAAGATTAAAGTATCTGAAGGAAAAATGAAACTACTACGTGAACAAGGCTATGTAAATAAAGAAATTGTTTTAGGAATACGCCCTGAAGATATCCATGATGAACTTTTATTTTTAGAAGCCTCAAAATCTACTACATTTACAACAAAAATTGAAGTTGCAGAATTATTAGGTGCAGAATCGATTTTATATATGAAACTAGGAAATCAAGATTTCGCAGCACGAGTTGATGCAAGACATACTTTTGCACATGGAGATCAAATTAAACTTGCATTTGATATGAATAAAGCACATTTCTTTGATAGTCAAACTGAAATCCGTATTCGCTAACATATTACATCGCTACTATATAACACACAAAAAAACCGTCCACACATGTATTGAGGGCGGTTTTTCACTATTATGCTAAGGCTTCTACTGTATGAAATGATTGTTCTTTCGTGTTGATAATTCCAAAAATGGGCAAATCACTGGGCACCACTTCTTCTTGCTGTTTCATAAAAGATGACGTTAATTGTTTTATCTCTATCCAAACGTCATTCATACAAAATACATTGGAATCGTTCCCTTGTTGGCGGGAGAAAATAGAATCTATTTTATATAAACCAGCATTGTGAAAGAGCATATCAATATGACTATATGCTTCCATAGCAAAACTGACAACGCGTTGCCAATCTCCTTGTTTCTCCATATCATAGGATACAAAGAGTGCTTCTCCGCCTAAATTCATAATTTCCTCTACTGTTGCTTGTCCACCGTCTTGATCGATGTCTGTTACAATTACTTTTGCACCTTGTTCTGCCAACAAAAGAGCTGTACTACGTCCAATACCGACGCCACCGCCAGTTACAACGGCAACTTTTCCTGCAAGCTTCATTTTCATTACCCCTTCTGTAAGTCTTACCGTCATTCAGTATACTCCTTTCTCAGATAAGTCTGCAAGCAGGAAAATTTAACATCATTAATTGTTAACGCTTACTTTTTGTTTCTTCTTTTTTCTTACTATTATATTGATCAAAGGCTAAACCAATAAAAATAAGAATTCCCCAAAAGATTAAGCTTCCTCCTGTCATTTCAAATTCCCCCTTGTTATACAACAATATTATTTTTATTCATTGTATCATTTTCTTAATTTTCAATCTATTAATCATAAAAAATGAGATACTAATATTATATTGCTTCTTCAAACTTTCTTCATCATTATAAGGGCTACTACATATTCCATTATAAACACTGAATTTATCGTATCTTACAAAAATAAGGTTTTTCATATGAGAGCACATATGAAAAACCTTATTTTTGTAGATTTATTAAAATATACAACGAAAGAAAGATTGTACTTACACAATGCTCATCACTTTCGTCTTTGTGATTAAATCATGGAAGCCACAATTATCTTTACGGAATAACATCATATACACATTGCATATTAAAGGAATTCCAAGTAACAATATGTTCGGTAATAACAATGCAAAAAATCGCATTATTAATGTTTGCATCGTTAATTTTTCACTTGTTAACGATATAAGCTTTGTTCTTGTTATCTTTTTACCAAGTGTACAACCGTTCCATATAAATGGTACAAAAACAAAATATATAGCCATCAATACGAATACAAGTGTCAAATCATATCGATAGTCACCTAAACTTATATTAAAGCGATTGAAAATAGCACTATAATTTCCTGTGATAATAGCCACTACTGCACCGTACATAACCGAGATTAAAAACATGTCAATAATGGAAGCACCAATACGATTCATTACAACCGCTGGACGATGCATCTTTAACTTCATTTTATGTCGACTCCTTCGTATCCTTCTTTATCCGTTTCATCGTACCATTTCTAAAAAGTATTGTAAACTGGCGTTTCTCCTCCTTTTCTTGTACAATGTGTTACAACAGCATTGTAAAGGAGGTTCCCATATTGAAACGATGGATAATCCTATTTGCCACCATACTATTAACAGGTTGTACAGGTAGTACAAACCACTTAGCATACACTATCAATGATGAATATGAACTCATAAACACTTCCGGAAATGCATTTGAACTTTTCCCAACGCATGATGCTGTATATGCTACACAATACATTCCTGCAAAAGTTACAGAGATAGGCTGGGATGATAAATACATTATCGCAAAACAAGTTGAGGAGAAATCAGATCCAAATAATCCTGAAGCAGCTATAACAAATAAAAAAAATGAGCATTATTGGATTATCGACGTAAAACATAATAAACGATTTGGTCCTTATAACGAAAAACAATTCACTGAACAAAAGGATGCTTTTAAAATTAAGACCAGCTTCCAAACTGTAGAATCGTACGTGAAAGAACTCAAAAAACAGTCAGCATAAACTACATGTTGACTGTTTTTTTTCATAGAACGTTGTCTAATCAAACTACCGCCCTACCCTATAACAAAAACATCTCACTTAGAAAGTGAGATGTTAAATGTTTGTGGCTCTTTAACTATTTCATGTGTATCACCTGCTGCAAGATCATCGGTTGTAAACGTTATGTTCTTTATAGCTTCTTTTCCGTCATCCAGTATTAATCCAATAATTCCTTCTCTTGTTTCGCCTGGTTTATATTCCTCTCTTGATCCACCTTTCGTACCAACAAGTGTATCCTCTTCGTATAAGAAATTTTGCTTCGTTACATTAAATTGCTGTTTTTCATTAATCGTAACATCATTCATAGAGAAGAACTGCATATTTTTGTCTCCACTATTTTCTACTTTATATGTAATTTCAACGTATCGTATCTTATCATTAATTTCTGTTCCGCTTAATGAAGCATATAATTCTGCATCTTCACGGCTCACTTTATCACCTAATCTGCGCTGTACTTCTTCTGGCGTTAGCGCTGTATACACTTTCAATGTATCTTTTGCCTCTTTAGTCATGTCAGATAATGAAATGACTTTTACATCTTGTACATGAATTCTCATTGGAGCGACTTCAAATGTTTGATTCACATGATTGATTTGCTCTAACTTAAAAGTGCCCCACCCTTTTTCTTTAGCACGCTGCCCTACTTTTTTCAAATCGCGACCACCATATTCATTGGTCTCTGGAATAGACTCTTTCTTCTTCGGTTCTGCTTTCTTCTCTTCTTTATGAAAACAACCGCTTAACATAATAAGAAAACTACATAAAATACAAATACTTTTCCATGCTTTCATCATTTAATTTCTCCTAACACATTCATTCATTAATATAATTTATTCTCTCGTTTTATATACTATAGAAACAATGAGAAGCTCACAAAAAGAACTTGTAAGCACAGATACTATTATACTCCCTATCTGGAAAATATGAAAATAAGGATCTAATAACGCATGTACAATAAATACTAATGCCGCCGCTACGATAACTAGAGTCCAATACTTTCTTTTTTCTACATGTAAAGTTTGATCAAAATTCGTTTTGTCCCTATATTTCCATACTATATATGTAAGCAAGAGTATACCAAAGTACGTACTTCCATGTTGCATATATTTATACATTGGAATCGAGTATATCTTTTGCTGCAAAAACGAGTGGTAAATTAAAATAAAAGAATCCTAACCTCGTATATCCAATACTACCGTATGGCCTAAAGTGTAAAAAATATTCAAAATCCGGTGCCATACTACCTAATACAAGAGCAGTTACTGAAATATACGGAGATTGTTTTTTACAAAAAGGGATCACGGCTGCTGGATGCGCAAATGTAAATGGCATTTTTAACTCCTTCCTGTCTTTCCAATAGAACATAATCTATCATAACGATACACATAATTCATATGCAATATTTATTTTCACATTGGAATATGTATACCTTAAATAATATAATCCACATACAATATTTAGAAAATAAGGAGGAGTTCATATGCCATTAGCACTTGTATTTTTTCTTATTGTTATTATACTGTTCATAGTTACCTATGCAGGATTTTCCCACTGGAAACATTTCAAAGCAATAAAGTATATCCTGGTTTTTTCCATATTCATTTTCCTATTAAATAGAACTACTCTTGACTGGAGGGTCTTTGGTTTGGAGCCCTTTGATATACGATACTAGTAGCAAGTTTGCTACTATATTAGAAACAAAATCGTCAATGAATTGAGGTATTTATATTGATTGAACATACAGCATTTTTAAAAAGTGTCTCCTTACAAACAGAAAAAATCCCTAGTTTCTCCGCATACCCATACTGTTTACCTGCCATCCGAACATTACAATCACTCGTTTTACATCCTAATGTAACATTTATTATTGGAGAGAACGGAACAGGAAAATCAACATTACTAGAAGGAATTGCGGTTGCTTTAGGGTTTAATGCAGAAGGTGGCACAAAAAACTTCCGTTTTACTACGCACGATTCACATTCATCTTTACATGAATACATTCGAGTTTCAAAAAGTTTCAATACACCAAAAGAAGGATTCTTTCTACGTGCCGAATCATTTTATAACGTTGCTTCTTATATCGATGAAATAGATGCCGATAAAGAGGGGAGTGGGAATAAAATTATTAATTCATATGGTGGGATCTCACTACACGAACAATCTCACGGTGAATCGTTCTTTTCATTATTTATGAACCGCTTTTCTGGAGAAGGTTTATACATTTTAGACGAGCCCGAAGCAGCTTTATCACCGATGAGACAACTTTCGATGCTCATTCGAATGCACGAACTCGCTGAGCAAGGCTCACAATTTCTTATCGCAACACATTCTCCCATCTTAATGGCTTATCCAGAATCTACTATATATTCTTTAACACAAGATGGGATTCACGAATCTACTTTAGAAGATACTGAACATTATCAAACAACGAAACTCTTTTTTGAAAACCGCGATCGATTATTTCATCATTTATTTGATTCTTAAAAAAAGAAGCAGCGATCGCTGCTTCTTTTTTATAGTGCTTCTATAAATAATGCTACCCCAATACCGCCACCGACGCATAGAGAAGCAATTCCTTTTTCTAAGCCACGTCTTTTTAGTTCGTGAATTAAGCTTACTGTAATACGTGCTCCTGTACAACCAATTGGATGTCCAAGTCCGACGCCACTACCGTTAACATTCACTTTTTCGCGGTCTAAACCAAGTTCTTTCTCTACAGCTAAATATTGCGCAGCGAAAGCTTCATTAATTTCAAGTAAATCAGCATCTTCTAATGACCAATTTACTTTTTCTAATCCTTTTCGAATTGCTGGTGCTGGTCCAATTCCCATAATTTTCGGGTCTACTCCAGCCACTGAATAACCGACAATTTTAGCTAACGGCTGTAAACCTTTTTCTTTAGCCTTTTCTTCACTCATTAATACTAAAACTGCACTTCCATCATTCAGACCAGATGCATTCCCTGCAGTTACTGATCCATCTTTACGGAATGCTGGTTTTAGCCCCGCTAATTTATCTGCTGTAATATCTGCACGCGGATGTTCATCCTTTGTAAATACTACTTCTTTTCTACGTTCTTTTATCGTAATAGGAACAATTTGATCATCAAAGTATCCTGATTCAATTGCTTGAAGCGCTAATGTATGGCTACGAAGTGCAACCTCATCTTGTTCCTCTCTTGTAATTTCATATTGCTCAACTAGGTTTTCCGCTGTTTCACCCATCATAATATGATGCAATGGATCTTCTAAAATTTCCCACACTGTATCACGAATTTCTCCATGTTGTAGGCGTTGTCCCCAGCGGTGTTGTTTTAATGCATAAGGGCTCGAACTCATTGCTTCTACTCCACCTGCAACAACAATATCACTTACACCTAATTGAATTTGCATTGCAGCTGACATAATCGCTTGCATACCTGAAGAACATTGGCGCTGAATTGTATAACCCGTAACTGTGTCAGGAAATCCTGCCGCTAATGCAGCTGTTCTCGCCGTATTTGCTTCATCAGTTCTTTGAATACAATGACCTAAAATCACTTCATCAACTT
The DNA window shown above is from Bacillus clarus and carries:
- a CDS encoding acetyl-CoA C-acetyltransferase; the protein is MHNVVITAAVRSPIGTFGGALKNVTPVELAVPVLQEAVKRGGVEPHEVDEVILGHCIQRTDEANTARTAALAAGFPDTVTGYTIQRQCSSGMQAIMSAAMQIQLGVSDIVVAGGVEAMSSSPYALKQHRWGQRLQHGEIRDTVWEILEDPLHHIMMGETAENLVEQYEITREEQDEVALRSHTLALQAIESGYFDDQIVPITIKERRKEVVFTKDEHPRADITADKLAGLKPAFRKDGSVTAGNASGLNDGSAVLVLMSEEKAKEKGLQPLAKIVGYSVAGVDPKIMGIGPAPAIRKGLEKVNWSLEDADLLEINEAFAAQYLAVEKELGLDREKVNVNGSGVGLGHPIGCTGARITVSLIHELKRRGLEKGIASLCVGGGIGVALFIEAL